One genomic segment of Streptomyces sp. NBC_00239 includes these proteins:
- a CDS encoding SRPBCC family protein, which translates to MAFIRIVRSTPLPVTQTWRLLTDWERHGAHVPLTRTVVGTAPPTRVGTLFTARTGVGRFAFDDPMEVVAWQPPGAGGGGYVRLEKRGRVVTGWAEIEVLPAPDGASGSRVVWREALRVRGLPRPLDPPLTTAATALFTHALTALLHEP; encoded by the coding sequence GTGGCCTTTATCCGAATCGTGCGCAGTACGCCGCTACCGGTGACCCAAACGTGGCGGCTGCTCACCGACTGGGAGCGGCACGGCGCGCACGTGCCGCTCACGCGGACCGTGGTGGGGACGGCGCCGCCCACCCGTGTCGGGACCCTGTTCACCGCCCGGACCGGGGTCGGGCGGTTCGCCTTCGACGACCCGATGGAGGTGGTGGCGTGGCAGCCGCCGGGTGCCGGGGGCGGTGGGTACGTGCGTCTGGAGAAACGCGGTCGCGTGGTCACCGGCTGGGCCGAGATCGAGGTCCTCCCGGCGCCCGACGGCGCGTCCGGCAGCCGGGTCGTGTGGCGCGAGGCCCTACGCGTGCGCGGCCTCCCCCGCCCCCTGGACCCACCCCTCACCACGGCCGCCACCGCCCTCTTCACCCACGCCCTGACCGCCCTACTCCACGAGCCGTAG
- a CDS encoding DUF5999 family protein — translation MCTHQPPCPPADSADHDAARTVAFHPEQGWSLLCNGVVLFDDTGELLPDGRTVESRRPVAV, via the coding sequence ATGTGCACACACCAGCCACCCTGCCCACCGGCCGACAGTGCCGATCACGACGCCGCCCGCACCGTGGCCTTCCACCCGGAACAGGGCTGGAGCCTGCTGTGCAACGGAGTGGTGCTCTTCGACGACACCGGGGAGCTGCTCCCCGACGGCCGCACGGTGGAGTCCCGCCGCCCGGTCGCGGTCTGA